From Variovorax sp. J2L1-78, the proteins below share one genomic window:
- the ybaL gene encoding YbaL family putative K(+) efflux transporter — protein MPHSVSLINTIAAGLGLALVLGFLAARVRLPALVGYLLAGVIIGPFTPGFVADAEIAAQLAEIGVMLLMFGVGLHFSLDDLLAVRKIAVPGALVQIAVATLMGGSLALWWDWPLGAALVFGLALSVASTVVLLRALESLGLLDSYTGRIAVGWLVVEDLAMVLVLVLLPPLATTLGGSADGADAGAIWTTLGVTLLQVGGFVALMLVVGRRAFPWILWQVARTNSRELFTLCVVAAAVSIAFASAALFGVSFALGAFFAGMVMRESEFSQRAAEESLPLRDAFAVLFFVSVGMLFDPSVLIDRPLQVLAVVLVIVVGKSIAACVLVLAFRYPLNTALTVSASLAQIGEFSFILVGLGVSLKLMPTEGQSLILAGALISIATNPLWFSLIAPLQKWLHAHSSFARGLEARDDPLAELPTTTEARYLSRQVVLVGYGRVGRRIAAALTAHRIPFVVAEQNRELVEKLRADGVAAVWGDASEPSVLIQAHIARARVLVIAAPDAMNVRQMVETARTLNPAIETVIRSHNEDEARLLTQEAAVTVFLGEHELAQAMARDVVRRATPA, from the coding sequence ATGCCCCACAGCGTTTCCCTGATCAACACCATCGCCGCCGGCCTCGGGCTCGCGCTCGTGCTCGGCTTCCTGGCGGCGCGGGTGCGGCTGCCGGCCCTGGTCGGCTACCTGCTCGCGGGCGTGATCATCGGGCCGTTCACGCCCGGCTTTGTGGCCGACGCCGAGATCGCCGCGCAGCTCGCCGAGATCGGCGTGATGCTGCTGATGTTCGGCGTCGGCCTGCATTTCTCGCTGGACGACCTGCTGGCGGTTCGCAAGATCGCGGTGCCCGGCGCGCTGGTGCAGATCGCCGTGGCGACGCTGATGGGCGGCTCGCTGGCGCTCTGGTGGGACTGGCCGCTGGGCGCGGCGCTGGTGTTCGGCCTGGCGCTCTCGGTGGCGAGCACGGTGGTGCTGCTGCGCGCGTTGGAAAGCCTTGGGCTGCTCGACTCCTACACCGGGCGCATCGCGGTCGGCTGGCTGGTCGTCGAGGACCTGGCCATGGTGCTGGTGCTGGTGCTGTTGCCGCCGCTGGCGACTACGCTGGGCGGTTCGGCCGACGGCGCCGATGCCGGCGCGATCTGGACCACGCTGGGCGTCACGCTGCTGCAGGTCGGCGGCTTCGTGGCGCTGATGCTGGTGGTCGGCCGCCGGGCCTTTCCGTGGATCCTCTGGCAGGTCGCGCGCACCAATTCGCGCGAGCTGTTCACGCTGTGCGTGGTGGCGGCGGCCGTGAGCATCGCCTTCGCTTCCGCGGCGCTCTTCGGCGTGTCCTTCGCGCTGGGGGCCTTCTTCGCCGGCATGGTGATGCGCGAATCCGAATTCAGCCAGCGCGCGGCCGAGGAATCGCTGCCGCTGCGCGACGCCTTCGCGGTGCTCTTCTTCGTTTCGGTCGGCATGCTGTTCGACCCGTCGGTGCTCATCGACCGGCCGCTGCAGGTGCTGGCGGTGGTGCTGGTCATCGTGGTGGGCAAGTCGATCGCCGCCTGCGTGCTGGTGCTGGCGTTCCGCTATCCGCTGAACACGGCGCTGACGGTGAGCGCCAGCCTGGCGCAGATCGGCGAGTTTTCCTTCATCCTGGTCGGCCTGGGCGTGTCGCTCAAGCTCATGCCGACCGAAGGGCAGAGCCTGATCCTGGCGGGTGCGCTGATCTCCATTGCGACCAATCCGCTGTGGTTCAGCCTGATCGCGCCTCTGCAGAAGTGGCTGCATGCCCATTCGTCCTTCGCGCGCGGCCTCGAGGCACGCGACGACCCGTTGGCGGAACTGCCGACGACGACCGAGGCGCGCTACCTGTCGCGCCAGGTGGTGCTGGTGGGCTATGGGCGCGTCGGCCGGCGCATCGCCGCGGCGCTGACGGCGCACCGCATTCCCTTCGTGGTGGCGGAACAGAACCGGGAACTGGTCGAGAAACTGCGGGCGGATGGCGTGGCTGCCGTGTGGGGCGATGCCTCGGAACCCTCCGTGCTGATCCAGGCGCACATCGCACGGGCCAGGGTGCTGGTGATTGCGGCACCCGATGCGATGAACGTGCGCCAGATGGTCGAGACGGCACGCACGCTCAACCCGGCCATCGAAACGGTCATTCGCAGCCACAACGAAGACGAGGCCCGGCTCCTGACGCAGGAGGCCGCCGTGACGGTCTTCCTCGGCGAGCACGAGCTGGCGCAGGCCATGGCGCGCGACGTGGTGCGCCGGGCGACGCCCGCCTGA
- the phbB gene encoding acetoacetyl-CoA reductase — MSKKVAYVTGGMGGIGTAICQRLHKDGFTVIAGCGPTRDYGKWLAEQKAQGFDFHASVGNVGDWNSTVDAFSKAKAEHGSIDVLVNNAGITRDRMFLKMTPEDWSAVIETNLNSMFNVTKQVVADMVEKGWGRIINISSVNGAKGQAGQTNYSAAKAGMHGFTMALAQEMANKGVTVNTVSPGYIGTDMVNAIRQEVLDKIIATIPVKRLGKPSEIASIISWLATDEGGYSTGADFSVNGGLHMH, encoded by the coding sequence ATGAGCAAGAAAGTCGCCTACGTCACCGGTGGGATGGGGGGAATCGGAACCGCCATCTGCCAGCGCCTCCACAAGGACGGGTTCACGGTCATCGCGGGTTGCGGTCCGACGCGCGACTACGGCAAATGGCTGGCCGAGCAGAAGGCGCAGGGCTTCGACTTCCACGCCTCGGTCGGCAATGTCGGCGACTGGAATTCCACCGTCGACGCCTTCAGCAAGGCCAAGGCCGAACACGGCAGCATCGACGTGCTGGTCAACAACGCCGGCATCACCCGCGACCGCATGTTCCTCAAGATGACGCCGGAGGACTGGAGCGCCGTCATCGAGACCAACCTCAACAGCATGTTCAATGTCACCAAGCAGGTGGTGGCCGACATGGTGGAAAAGGGCTGGGGCCGCATCATCAACATCAGCTCGGTCAACGGCGCCAAGGGCCAGGCCGGCCAGACCAACTATTCCGCCGCCAAGGCCGGGATGCACGGCTTCACCATGGCGCTGGCGCAGGAAATGGCCAACAAGGGCGTGACGGTCAACACCGTGAGCCCGGGCTACATCGGCACCGACATGGTCAATGCGATCCGCCAGGAAGTGCTGGACAAGATCATCGCCACGATCCCGGTCAAGCGCCTGGGCAAGCCGAGCGAAATCGCCTCGATCATCTCGTGGCTGGCCACCGACGAAGGCGGCTACTCCACCGGCGCCGACTTCTCGGTCAACGGCGGCCTGCACATGCATTGA
- a CDS encoding ABC transporter ATP-binding protein: MSSIALNGVAKSWGDSTALHAVSLQIASGSFCVLLGPSGCGKSTTLRIVAGLETATQGQVLIDDRDVTDLPPAQRGIAMVFQNYALFPHLSVADNIGFGLSVRKVPAAESAERLRNAAALLGLTNLLDRKPGQLSGGQQQRVALGRALVAQAKVCLMDEPLSNLDAQLRQDMRRELRELQQKLGLTVVYVTHDQTEAMSMADQVVLLNQGRVEQAGTPRELYARPATTFAARFIGTPPMNLVALEADGRIAGSDVASGVQAAQLGVRPEAITLAADGIPAVVRSVEYLGADLVLRCAVGREVLLVRAAGGHVATPGERVHLRWAADEAHGFGADGRRIP, from the coding sequence ATGTCTTCGATTGCCCTGAACGGAGTCGCCAAATCATGGGGCGACAGCACTGCCCTGCACGCCGTCAGCCTCCAGATCGCCTCCGGTTCCTTCTGCGTGCTTCTCGGGCCCTCGGGCTGCGGAAAATCCACCACCTTGCGCATCGTCGCGGGCCTGGAAACGGCCACGCAGGGCCAGGTGCTGATCGATGACAGGGACGTGACAGACCTCCCGCCGGCGCAGCGCGGCATCGCGATGGTGTTCCAGAACTACGCCCTCTTCCCGCACCTGAGCGTGGCCGACAACATCGGCTTCGGCCTGTCGGTGCGCAAGGTGCCGGCTGCCGAAAGCGCCGAACGGCTGCGCAATGCCGCGGCGCTGCTCGGGCTCACAAATCTCCTCGACCGCAAACCCGGCCAGCTCTCCGGCGGCCAGCAGCAGCGCGTCGCGCTCGGCCGCGCGCTGGTCGCGCAGGCCAAGGTCTGCCTGATGGACGAGCCGCTGTCCAACCTCGACGCCCAGCTGCGCCAGGACATGCGGCGCGAACTGCGCGAGCTGCAGCAGAAACTGGGCCTCACGGTCGTCTACGTCACCCACGACCAGACCGAGGCGATGAGCATGGCCGACCAGGTCGTGCTGCTGAACCAGGGCCGGGTCGAGCAGGCCGGCACCCCGCGCGAGCTGTACGCGCGCCCGGCCACCACCTTCGCGGCGCGCTTCATCGGCACGCCGCCCATGAACCTGGTCGCGCTCGAGGCCGATGGCCGCATCGCGGGCAGCGATGTCGCGTCGGGCGTGCAGGCGGCGCAGTTGGGCGTGCGCCCCGAGGCGATCACGCTCGCCGCCGACGGCATCCCCGCCGTGGTGCGGAGCGTCGAGTACCTGGGCGCCGACCTGGTGCTGCGCTGCGCCGTCGGCCGCGAGGTGCTGCTGGTGCGCGCCGCCGGCGGCCACGTGGCCACGCCGGGCGAACGCGTGCACCTGCGCTGGGCGGCCGACGAGGCCCACGGCTTCGGCGCCGACGGCCGGCGCATCCCCTGA
- a CDS encoding ABC transporter substrate-binding protein has product MRRNTFVQTLAATALLTGIAGFSGFAQAQAPVDLQFYYPVAVGGPIAKTIDGFAEGFMKENPGIKVTPIYAGTYQETIVKALTAHKSGTPPVTSVLLSTDMFTLIDEDAIAPFDNFAKTPEDKAWMASFYKAFMANSQTGGKTWGIPFQRSTVVMYWNKELFKEAGLDPNKAPTTWAELKDAATKLTKKDASGKTTQYGIQIPSSGFPYWLFQTLTTPNDAILANDAGTQVKFDDPKVIEALQFWVDLGKAGIHPPGVVEWGTTPKDFFEKKAAIIYTTTGNLTNIKANAKFDFGVGMIPGNKRKGSPTGGGNFYIFKKSTPAQQEAAFKFAKWVTQPERAAQWSMETGYVAVSQAAYETPALKKYGQDFPAALVARDQLPVSVAEFSTHDNQRVTKALNDGLQAALTGTKTPAQAMQDAQKEADRILRAYK; this is encoded by the coding sequence ATGCGACGCAACACCTTCGTCCAGACGCTGGCCGCCACCGCCCTGCTCACCGGCATTGCCGGATTCAGTGGCTTCGCGCAGGCCCAGGCCCCCGTCGACCTGCAGTTCTATTACCCGGTCGCGGTCGGCGGCCCGATCGCCAAGACCATCGACGGTTTCGCCGAGGGCTTCATGAAGGAGAACCCGGGCATCAAGGTCACGCCGATCTACGCCGGTACCTACCAGGAGACCATCGTGAAGGCGCTCACCGCGCACAAGTCGGGCACGCCGCCGGTCACCTCGGTGCTGCTGTCGACCGACATGTTCACGCTGATCGACGAAGACGCCATCGCGCCCTTCGACAACTTCGCCAAGACGCCCGAGGACAAGGCGTGGATGGCCAGCTTCTACAAGGCCTTCATGGCCAACAGCCAGACCGGTGGCAAGACCTGGGGCATCCCGTTCCAGCGCTCGACCGTGGTCATGTACTGGAACAAGGAGCTCTTCAAGGAAGCCGGCCTCGACCCGAACAAGGCGCCGACGACCTGGGCCGAGCTGAAGGACGCTGCCACCAAGCTGACGAAGAAGGACGCGAGCGGCAAGACCACGCAATACGGTATTCAGATCCCGTCGAGCGGCTTCCCCTACTGGCTGTTCCAGACGCTGACCACGCCCAACGACGCGATCCTCGCGAACGACGCCGGCACGCAGGTGAAGTTCGACGACCCGAAGGTCATCGAGGCGCTGCAGTTCTGGGTCGACCTGGGCAAGGCCGGCATCCACCCGCCGGGCGTCGTCGAGTGGGGCACCACGCCGAAGGACTTCTTCGAGAAGAAGGCCGCCATCATCTACACGACCACCGGCAACCTGACCAACATCAAGGCCAACGCGAAGTTCGACTTCGGCGTCGGCATGATCCCCGGCAACAAGCGCAAGGGCTCGCCGACCGGGGGCGGCAACTTCTACATCTTCAAGAAGTCGACGCCGGCCCAGCAGGAAGCCGCCTTCAAGTTTGCCAAGTGGGTGACGCAACCCGAACGCGCCGCGCAATGGAGCATGGAGACCGGTTATGTCGCCGTCTCGCAGGCCGCCTACGAGACGCCGGCGCTCAAGAAGTACGGCCAGGACTTCCCGGCCGCCCTGGTGGCGCGTGACCAGCTGCCGGTGTCGGTGGCGGAGTTCTCCACGCACGACAACCAGCGCGTGACCAAGGCGCTGAACGACGGCCTGCAGGCCGCGCTCACCGGCACCAAGACGCCGGCGCAGGCGATGCAGGATGCGCAGAAGGAAGCCGACCGCATCCTCAGGGCCTACAAGTAA
- a CDS encoding carbohydrate ABC transporter permease, with protein MRGSPSAHRPSHPAGQAWLLLMPALLVLMAFTHWPVIGTLWHSFQSTPKGGRPAVWVGLENYQVMVDDPVFWKALANNLWFAGATIPLSIGLALAMALWVNERIAGRTFLRMAYFTPTVLPMIAVANIWLFFYTPQYGLLEQVSSALGFGSHNWLGSPSTALGAVTLVAVWKEAGFFMIFYLAALQSLNPSLREAAAIEGASRWYFFRRVQWPLLMPTTLFVLINCVINAFRMVDHLFVLTRGGPDNASTLLLYHLYEVGFNFWDTGYASALTMVIIVVLVGATLLQFFVLDRRVHYR; from the coding sequence ATGCGCGGCAGTCCTTCAGCCCATCGCCCCAGCCACCCCGCCGGGCAGGCGTGGCTGCTGCTCATGCCCGCCCTGCTCGTGCTGATGGCCTTCACGCACTGGCCGGTCATCGGCACGCTGTGGCACAGCTTCCAGTCGACGCCCAAGGGTGGGCGGCCGGCGGTGTGGGTGGGCCTGGAGAACTACCAGGTCATGGTCGACGACCCGGTCTTCTGGAAGGCACTCGCGAACAACCTGTGGTTCGCTGGCGCCACCATTCCGCTGTCGATCGGCCTGGCGCTCGCCATGGCGCTGTGGGTCAACGAACGCATCGCCGGCCGCACCTTCCTGCGCATGGCCTACTTCACGCCGACCGTGCTGCCGATGATCGCGGTCGCCAACATCTGGCTCTTCTTCTACACGCCGCAGTACGGCCTGCTGGAGCAGGTGAGCAGCGCGCTGGGCTTCGGCTCGCACAACTGGCTGGGCAGCCCGAGCACCGCGCTCGGCGCCGTCACGCTGGTGGCGGTGTGGAAGGAAGCCGGCTTCTTCATGATCTTCTACCTGGCCGCGCTGCAGTCGCTCAACCCGAGCCTGCGCGAAGCGGCGGCCATCGAGGGTGCATCGCGCTGGTACTTCTTCCGGCGCGTGCAATGGCCGCTGCTGATGCCGACCACCCTGTTCGTGCTGATCAACTGCGTGATCAACGCCTTCCGCATGGTCGACCACCTCTTCGTGCTGACGCGCGGCGGGCCCGACAACGCGTCGACCCTGCTGCTCTACCACCTGTACGAGGTCGGCTTCAATTTCTGGGACACCGGCTACGCGTCGGCGCTCACCATGGTCATCATCGTCGTGCTGGTCGGCGCCACGCTGCTGCAGTTCTTCGTGCTCGACCGCCGGGTGCACTACCGATGA
- a CDS encoding carbohydrate ABC transporter permease: MTRAPSQRLAYNAPTLLDTLAAWLLALLWVLPLIYTVWTAFHAPEYAARFTWNAPLTLANFARAWEAAPFARYFLNTTLLVVMILAAQLVLSTLAAYAFARYEFRGRDLAFSLVLVQLTVMPDLLLVENYRTMASLGLIDSLFAIGLPYFASALAIFLLRQTFLGIPKELDEAARMEGASALQTLWRVYVPLARPIYVAFGLVSVSYHWNNFLWPLIVTNSVHARPLTVGLQVFSSVDQGIDWSIITAATLMTSAPLLIAFLLFQRQFVQSFMRAGIK; encoded by the coding sequence ATGACCCGCGCGCCGTCGCAACGCCTGGCCTACAACGCGCCGACGCTGCTCGACACGCTGGCCGCCTGGCTGCTCGCGCTGCTGTGGGTACTGCCGCTGATCTACACGGTGTGGACCGCCTTCCACGCACCCGAGTACGCGGCACGCTTCACCTGGAACGCGCCGCTCACGCTGGCCAACTTCGCCCGCGCATGGGAAGCGGCGCCGTTCGCCCGCTACTTCCTCAACACCACGCTGCTGGTCGTGATGATCCTGGCCGCGCAACTGGTGCTCAGCACGCTGGCCGCCTACGCCTTCGCGCGCTACGAATTCCGCGGCCGCGACCTCGCCTTTTCGCTGGTGCTGGTGCAGCTCACGGTGATGCCCGACCTGCTGCTGGTCGAGAACTACCGCACCATGGCGTCGCTGGGACTCATCGACAGCCTGTTCGCCATCGGCCTGCCCTACTTCGCGTCGGCGCTCGCCATCTTCCTGCTGCGCCAGACCTTCCTCGGCATCCCGAAGGAGCTCGACGAGGCCGCGCGCATGGAAGGCGCGAGCGCCCTGCAGACGCTGTGGCGCGTCTACGTGCCGCTGGCCCGGCCGATCTACGTCGCCTTTGGGCTGGTGTCGGTGAGCTACCACTGGAACAACTTCCTGTGGCCGCTGATCGTGACCAACAGCGTGCACGCGCGGCCGCTCACCGTCGGGCTGCAGGTGTTCTCCTCGGTCGACCAGGGCATCGACTGGTCGATCATCACGGCCGCCACGCTGATGACCTCGGCGCCGCTGCTGATCGCCTTCCTGCTGTTCCAGCGGCAGTTCGTCCAAAGCTTCATGCGCGCAGGCATCAAATGA
- a CDS encoding endonuclease/exonuclease/phosphatase family protein, with protein sequence MKLVTWNTQWCRGLDGTVSVQRIVDGARAMADFDVLCLQEIAQGYADMPGAPGDQPAELQALLPGYQLFFGAAVDEFDAAGRRMRFGNLIATRLPVMQVQHHALPWPADGGVRSMPRMCTVVTVQSPALGAVRVMTTHLEYYSKTQRMAQARALRELHIEACGHATAPPLDDDSRSPFQTKVHTPHAILCGDFNLGPTEPEYGAIQQPFVTDRARHLHDAWRACHGETPHAPTFRLFDRTYGPEPVACDFVFVSDGLAPQVRRIEVDLQTQASDHQPVVVEFGQAQA encoded by the coding sequence ATGAAACTCGTCACCTGGAACACCCAGTGGTGCCGCGGCCTCGACGGCACCGTGAGCGTGCAGCGCATCGTCGACGGCGCGCGTGCGATGGCCGACTTCGACGTGCTGTGCCTGCAGGAGATCGCGCAGGGCTACGCCGACATGCCCGGCGCCCCAGGCGACCAGCCGGCCGAGCTGCAGGCGCTGCTGCCCGGCTACCAGCTGTTCTTCGGCGCCGCGGTCGACGAGTTCGACGCCGCTGGCCGCCGCATGCGCTTCGGCAACCTGATCGCCACGCGGCTGCCGGTGATGCAGGTGCAGCATCACGCGCTGCCCTGGCCGGCCGACGGCGGGGTGCGCAGCATGCCGCGCATGTGCACGGTGGTGACGGTGCAGAGTCCGGCGCTCGGTGCGGTGCGGGTGATGACCACACACCTCGAGTACTACTCCAAGACGCAGCGCATGGCGCAGGCCCGCGCGCTGCGCGAACTGCACATCGAGGCCTGCGGGCATGCGACCGCGCCGCCGCTCGACGACGACAGCCGCTCGCCCTTCCAGACCAAGGTTCATACGCCGCACGCGATCCTGTGCGGCGACTTCAACCTCGGGCCGACCGAACCCGAGTACGGCGCGATCCAGCAACCCTTCGTCACCGACCGCGCCAGACACCTGCACGACGCCTGGCGCGCCTGCCATGGCGAGACGCCGCACGCGCCCACCTTCCGCCTGTTCGACCGCACCTATGGCCCCGAGCCGGTGGCGTGCGACTTCGTCTTCGTGAGCGATGGCCTGGCGCCGCAGGTGCGCCGCATCGAGGTCGACCTGCAGACACAGGCGTCGGACCACCAGCCGGTGGTGGTCGAGTTCGGTCAGGCCCAGGCCTAA
- a CDS encoding quinone oxidoreductase family protein: MTLAHAIRLAEFGGPDVMRLETIEQPAPAAGEVQLRQTAVGFNYLDISQRSGKVPLPAPTGLGHEAAGVVEAVGEGVTDLAIGDHVVYMNAGIGAYADRRNVPAVKLVKIPDGISDEAAAAVFFKAMTAQYLVKKTHAVQPGDIVVVHAAAGGVGQILSGWAKALGATVIGTAGSAAKCDVARAAGCDVAVDYSQPDWVAQVIDATGGRKARVVYDSVAKHTFLGSLDCTAPFGLVVLFGAASGPAPEIQPELLNKKGCLFLTRPSVFPHNTDPATFRANAADVFDAIKSGAVRATIGARFPLAKVADAHRAAEGRATTGAIVLLP; the protein is encoded by the coding sequence ATGACCCTCGCCCACGCCATCCGCCTCGCCGAGTTCGGCGGCCCCGACGTCATGCGTCTCGAAACGATCGAACAGCCCGCGCCTGCGGCTGGTGAGGTGCAGCTGCGCCAGACCGCGGTCGGCTTCAACTACCTGGACATTTCGCAGCGCAGCGGCAAGGTGCCGCTGCCTGCACCCACCGGCCTGGGCCACGAGGCCGCGGGCGTGGTGGAGGCGGTGGGCGAGGGCGTGACTGACTTGGCCATCGGCGACCATGTCGTCTACATGAACGCCGGCATCGGCGCCTATGCCGACCGGCGCAACGTGCCGGCGGTGAAGTTGGTGAAGATACCGGACGGCATCTCCGACGAAGCCGCGGCCGCGGTGTTCTTCAAGGCGATGACGGCGCAGTACCTGGTGAAGAAGACGCACGCGGTGCAGCCCGGCGACATCGTGGTGGTGCATGCGGCGGCTGGCGGCGTCGGCCAGATCCTCAGCGGCTGGGCTAAGGCGCTGGGCGCGACGGTGATCGGAACGGCCGGCTCGGCCGCCAAATGTGACGTCGCGCGTGCGGCCGGGTGCGACGTGGCGGTCGACTATTCGCAGCCGGACTGGGTGGCGCAGGTGATCGATGCGACGGGCGGGCGCAAGGCGCGGGTGGTCTACGACTCGGTGGCCAAGCACACCTTCCTGGGTTCGCTCGACTGCACCGCGCCCTTCGGGCTGGTCGTGCTGTTCGGCGCGGCGTCGGGGCCTGCCCCGGAGATCCAGCCGGAACTGCTGAACAAGAAGGGCTGCCTGTTCCTGACGCGGCCTTCGGTCTTCCCGCACAACACGGACCCGGCGACCTTCCGCGCCAACGCGGCGGACGTGTTCGACGCGATCAAGAGCGGGGCGGTGCGCGCGACCATCGGGGCACGCTTTCCGCTCGCCAAGGTGGCGGACGCGCACCGTGCCGCCGAAGGGCGCGCCACCACGGGCGCCATCGTGCTGCTGCCTTAG
- a CDS encoding tripartite tricarboxylate transporter substrate-binding protein: protein MTSKIKTWLGIAFGAALLPLHAPVLAQAAFPDKPVTLVVPYSAGGPTDVVARMLAIPMGKSLGQTVVVENTVGAGGTIAPARVARAAPNGYTILIHHMGMATAPALYKKLSFDPLKDFEYIGQVLDVPMTLLSRKDFPANNFQELLTYVKANKDKVSLANAGIGAVSQLCGLLFANQIGVDLTTVPYKGAGPALNDLMGGQVDLLCDQTTQTAPVIKDGTRVKVFGVTTPKRLASMPNIPTLDEQGLKGFDVKVWHGVYAPKGTPPDVTAKLNVALRAALQDDAVKARIAELSSEIVSMDKVTPESLRTLLTSETAKWGKVIKASGVQAE, encoded by the coding sequence ATGACATCGAAGATCAAGACATGGCTGGGCATCGCATTCGGCGCGGCCCTGCTGCCACTGCACGCACCCGTCCTGGCGCAGGCCGCCTTCCCCGATAAGCCGGTGACGCTCGTCGTGCCGTACTCGGCCGGCGGGCCGACCGACGTGGTGGCGCGCATGCTCGCCATCCCCATGGGAAAGTCGCTGGGCCAGACCGTGGTCGTGGAGAACACCGTGGGCGCAGGTGGCACCATCGCGCCGGCACGCGTGGCGCGCGCGGCGCCCAACGGCTACACCATCCTCATCCACCACATGGGCATGGCGACTGCGCCGGCCCTCTACAAGAAGCTGTCCTTCGACCCGCTGAAGGACTTCGAGTACATCGGCCAGGTGCTCGACGTGCCGATGACGCTGCTGTCGCGCAAGGACTTCCCGGCCAACAACTTCCAGGAACTGCTGACGTACGTGAAGGCCAACAAGGACAAGGTGTCGCTGGCCAACGCCGGCATCGGCGCGGTGTCGCAGCTGTGCGGGCTGCTGTTCGCGAACCAGATCGGCGTCGACCTCACGACCGTGCCGTACAAGGGCGCTGGCCCGGCGCTCAACGACCTGATGGGCGGGCAGGTCGATCTGTTGTGCGACCAGACCACGCAGACCGCGCCCGTCATCAAGGACGGCACGCGGGTCAAGGTGTTCGGCGTGACCACGCCCAAGCGGCTGGCGTCGATGCCGAACATTCCGACGCTCGACGAGCAGGGGCTGAAGGGCTTCGACGTGAAGGTGTGGCACGGCGTCTATGCGCCCAAGGGCACGCCGCCCGATGTCACGGCCAAGCTCAACGTCGCGCTGCGCGCCGCGCTGCAGGACGACGCGGTGAAGGCGCGCATCGCCGAACTCAGCTCGGAGATCGTGTCGATGGACAAGGTCACGCCGGAATCGCTGCGCACGCTGCTGACCTCGGAGACCGCCAAGTGGGGCAAGGTCATCAAGGCCTCGGGCGTGCAGGCGGAATGA
- a CDS encoding HpcH/HpaI aldolase/citrate lyase family protein, which produces MSDATSPLALARTFLFVPGDRPERYTRALASGAGAVIVDLEDAVAPDRKDAARTQIAEGFAALPGDAHGRLLVRMNAADTPWHADDRALVARLATQRLLAGVVLPKAERATDLVALAQAIGPATALLPLIESVAGLDAVDALAASPQVLRLVFGHLDFQADAGMACGPDEAELVPVRLALVLASRRAGLAPPVDGITPDWRDAARLTAEASRARRGGFGAKLCIHPEQVAGVAAAFTPGADELAWARRVRDAVRVAGGGVVNVDGRMVDGPVVKLAERLLAQEVRTG; this is translated from the coding sequence ATGAGCGACGCGACCTCGCCGCTGGCGCTGGCCCGCACCTTCCTGTTCGTGCCGGGGGACCGGCCTGAGCGCTACACGCGCGCACTGGCGAGCGGCGCGGGCGCCGTGATCGTCGATCTCGAAGACGCGGTGGCGCCGGACCGCAAGGACGCGGCCCGCACGCAGATCGCCGAGGGCTTCGCCGCGTTGCCGGGCGACGCGCACGGTCGCCTGCTGGTGCGCATGAACGCCGCCGACACGCCGTGGCATGCAGACGATCGCGCGCTGGTCGCACGACTCGCGACGCAGCGCTTGCTCGCCGGCGTCGTGTTGCCCAAGGCGGAGCGCGCCACCGACCTCGTGGCGCTGGCGCAGGCTATCGGGCCGGCCACCGCGCTGCTGCCGCTGATCGAATCGGTCGCCGGCCTCGATGCCGTCGATGCCCTGGCCGCATCGCCGCAGGTGTTGCGCCTGGTGTTCGGCCATCTCGATTTCCAGGCCGACGCCGGCATGGCCTGCGGGCCGGACGAGGCCGAACTCGTGCCGGTGCGGCTCGCACTGGTGCTGGCTTCGCGCCGGGCCGGGCTGGCACCGCCGGTCGACGGCATCACGCCCGACTGGCGCGATGCGGCGCGTCTCACGGCCGAGGCTTCGCGCGCACGCCGCGGCGGCTTCGGCGCCAAGCTGTGCATCCATCCGGAGCAGGTCGCCGGCGTGGCCGCTGCCTTCACGCCCGGCGCCGACGAACTGGCCTGGGCGCGCCGCGTGCGCGATGCGGTGCGCGTGGCGGGCGGCGGTGTCGTCAACGTCGACGGCCGCATGGTCGACGGGCCGGTCGTCAAGCTCGCCGAGCGCCTGCTGGCGCAGGAGGTTCGCACCGGCTGA